Proteins from one Desulfocurvus vexinensis DSM 17965 genomic window:
- a CDS encoding acylphosphatase: MIRSLQSIVTGTVQGVAFRAWVQGQAQSLGVTGWARNLADGAVEILAQGDEAAVQELRDRLLTGSPLARVQDVRSKWIDYDKRHDRFEIRT, from the coding sequence ATGATCCGCAGCCTGCAATCCATCGTCACCGGCACGGTCCAGGGTGTGGCTTTCCGCGCCTGGGTCCAGGGCCAGGCCCAGAGCCTGGGCGTCACCGGCTGGGCCCGCAACCTGGCCGACGGCGCCGTGGAAATTCTGGCCCAGGGCGACGAGGCCGCCGTGCAGGAGCTGCGCGACCGGCTGCTGACCGGTTCGCCCCTGGCGCGCGTCCAGGACGTGCGCTCCAAGTGGATCGACTACGACAAGCGGCACGACCGCTTCGAAATCAGGACCTGA
- a CDS encoding lipid II-degrading bacteriocin, whose translation MPLEEFFRTVVFGADTAREARRSANTARMDSPDYWLEEFGDLHRQPPVLTTLPVEEQAPKAASPLPGLPAGPPLGASGEPNAPLLLELPTFLRTASAAPQTSLALHPQGSATPQHEPAAVALSGAETTAPQDAPHSPQRVPAPEAAPEATQREDLPILDGGALDAAKLFLHYLGGSEENLEMDFNNVDTSGVTPEQFPGFQKQLDALRAAGGGTATVSLSKTYSTKGAQHAALGHITLKLEGKLTVDENGWHLDGELGSEPDDYDFNKMKEGERSGPAEASTRFGGLFDGKKFSIKINGSKRIKEQGSW comes from the coding sequence ATGCCCCTCGAAGAATTCTTCCGCACCGTGGTGTTCGGGGCCGATACGGCCAGGGAGGCGCGGCGTAGCGCAAACACGGCCCGCATGGACAGCCCGGACTACTGGCTTGAAGAGTTCGGCGATCTCCACCGCCAGCCCCCGGTGCTGACCACCCTGCCGGTCGAGGAGCAGGCCCCCAAGGCCGCCTCCCCGCTCCCGGGCCTGCCCGCCGGGCCGCCCCTTGGCGCCTCCGGCGAGCCCAACGCGCCGCTCCTTCTCGAGCTGCCCACCTTCCTGCGCACCGCCAGCGCCGCCCCGCAGACCAGCCTCGCCCTGCACCCCCAGGGCAGCGCAACACCCCAGCACGAGCCCGCCGCCGTCGCGCTCTCCGGCGCCGAAACCACCGCGCCCCAGGATGCCCCGCACTCCCCGCAGCGCGTCCCCGCTCCCGAGGCCGCCCCCGAGGCCACGCAACGCGAAGACCTGCCCATCCTGGACGGCGGCGCCCTGGACGCGGCCAAGCTTTTCCTGCACTACCTTGGGGGCAGCGAGGAAAATTTGGAGATGGATTTCAACAATGTGGACACCTCCGGCGTGACCCCGGAGCAGTTCCCCGGCTTCCAGAAGCAGCTGGACGCCCTGCGCGCGGCGGGCGGCGGGACGGCCACCGTCTCCCTGAGCAAGACCTACAGCACCAAGGGCGCACAACACGCCGCCCTGGGGCATATCACCCTGAAGCTGGAAGGCAAACTCACCGTGGACGAAAACGGCTGGCACCTGGACGGTGAGTTGGGCTCAGAGCCAGACGATTATGATTTCAACAAAATGAAAGAAGGGGAGCGCAGTGGACCCGCCGAAGCGTCCACACGATTTGGAGGTCTATTCGACGGGAAAAAATTTTCCATCAAGATAAACGGCAGCAAACGTATCAAGGAGCAAGGATCATGGTAA
- the lptE gene encoding LPS assembly lipoprotein LptE, with protein sequence MQRVLHVLAALALGLVLASCSGYRNSAEPDAPLKLPADCRSLFLRTVTNPTMAPGLEATLRSALRDELTRRARVAWASREAATAYVDVTVHRFTSQTSLTGSDDETLKSSASISLTVEIFRRSDGALVWSADKVGASESFTGNDRTQAEANVLDMAVRRAVDRMAQNY encoded by the coding sequence ATGCAACGGGTTCTTCACGTCCTGGCGGCACTGGCCCTGGGCCTGGTTCTGGCTTCCTGCTCCGGCTACCGCAACTCCGCCGAGCCGGACGCGCCGCTCAAGCTGCCTGCGGACTGCCGCAGCCTGTTTTTGCGCACCGTGACCAACCCGACCATGGCCCCCGGCCTGGAAGCCACCCTGCGCTCGGCCCTGCGCGACGAGCTGACCCGCCGGGCCCGCGTGGCCTGGGCCTCGCGCGAGGCCGCCACGGCCTATGTGGACGTGACCGTGCACCGCTTCACCTCCCAGACCTCGCTCACCGGCTCCGACGACGAGACCCTGAAATCCAGCGCCAGCATCTCGCTGACGGTGGAGATCTTCCGCCGCTCGGACGGCGCGCTGGTCTGGTCCGCCGACAAGGTCGGCGCCAGCGAGTCCTTCACCGGCAACGACCGGACCCAGGCCGAGGCCAACGTGCTGGACATGGCCGTGCGCCGCGCCGTGGACCGCATGGCCCAGAACTACTGA
- the lon gene encoding endopeptidase La: MSNDTLENILVLADADPKEGEGQDQKPKIPTEVPVLPVRDIVVFNYMILPLFVGREHSVAAVETALAGDRHILILTQKDERVDEPGPDDLYDVGTVGLIMRMLKMPDGRLKILVQGLSRARVAEFTGQGPGLTARIELLEEQEITDLTSEHEAQVRAAKEQSEQIMNLRGVSSPDIMGVLSSVDDPGRLADLVASNLRMKVADAQTILACVDPIERLRLVNAQLAKEVEVAGMQAKIQSMAKEGMDKAQKDYFLREQMKAIRRELGDGGDDAEEIEELLEALAKANPPAEVMQEAEKQLKRLGSMHQDSSEATVIRTYLDWIIELPWNRQTRDRLDIKKAEQILDEDHYDLSKVKERILEYLSVRKLNPKMKGPILCFVGPPGVGKTSLGRSIARALGRKFHRMSLGGMRDEAEIRGHRRTYIGAMPGRIIQGLKQAGNRNPVFMLDEIDKLGADFRGDPSSALLEVLDPEQNNTFTDHYMNVPFDLSKVMFICTANTLDTVPAPLLDRMETIRIPGYTEHEKVKIARRYLLPRQATENGLKPRELQLSDSVLAKLVREYTREAGLRNLEREVGSICRKLARRKAEGHKGPFRVTASGVEKFLGPPRFREDALEASLTPGVALGLAWTPFGGEILHIEVQAMPGKGKLTLTGQLGEVMKESAQAALSYARARAKQFGIDPDFTEKMDIHIHVPAGATPKDGPSAGVTLVTALVSALTDTPVCGDVCMTGEVTLRGRVLPVGGIKEKILAAVAHGMNTVIIPKDNEHNLVDIPAELRRRITVRPVEIIDEVWPLACRKTPGAKAAPAKAQQPPEAAPRKGEARGEARGEARGKGAGKAKAAPRPGAARKPAAK; the protein is encoded by the coding sequence ATGAGCAACGACACCCTGGAAAACATCCTCGTGCTCGCGGACGCGGACCCCAAGGAGGGCGAAGGGCAGGACCAGAAGCCCAAGATCCCCACCGAGGTCCCCGTCCTGCCCGTGCGCGACATCGTGGTGTTCAACTACATGATCCTGCCGCTCTTCGTGGGCCGCGAGCACTCCGTGGCCGCCGTGGAGACCGCCCTGGCCGGCGACCGCCACATCCTCATCCTGACCCAGAAGGACGAGCGCGTGGACGAACCCGGGCCGGACGACCTCTACGACGTGGGCACCGTGGGCCTGATCATGCGCATGCTCAAGATGCCCGACGGGCGGCTGAAAATCCTCGTCCAGGGCCTGTCGCGGGCCCGGGTGGCGGAGTTTACCGGCCAGGGCCCCGGGCTGACGGCGCGCATCGAGCTGCTCGAAGAGCAGGAGATCACCGATCTGACCAGCGAGCACGAGGCCCAGGTGCGCGCCGCCAAGGAGCAGAGCGAGCAGATCATGAACCTGCGCGGCGTGTCCTCGCCGGACATCATGGGCGTGCTCTCCAGCGTGGACGACCCCGGGCGCCTGGCCGACCTGGTGGCCTCCAACCTGCGCATGAAGGTCGCCGACGCCCAGACCATCCTGGCCTGCGTGGACCCCATCGAGCGCCTGCGGCTGGTCAACGCCCAGCTGGCCAAGGAGGTCGAGGTCGCCGGGATGCAGGCCAAGATCCAGTCCATGGCCAAGGAGGGCATGGACAAGGCCCAGAAGGACTACTTCCTGCGCGAGCAGATGAAGGCCATCCGCCGCGAGCTGGGCGACGGCGGCGACGACGCCGAGGAAATCGAGGAACTGCTCGAGGCCCTGGCCAAGGCCAATCCGCCCGCCGAGGTCATGCAGGAGGCCGAAAAGCAGCTCAAGCGCCTGGGCTCCATGCACCAGGACTCCTCCGAGGCCACGGTCATCCGCACCTACCTGGACTGGATCATCGAGCTGCCCTGGAACCGCCAGACCCGCGACCGCCTGGACATCAAGAAGGCCGAGCAGATCCTCGACGAGGACCACTACGACCTGTCCAAGGTCAAGGAGCGCATCCTCGAATACCTCTCGGTGCGCAAGCTCAACCCGAAGATGAAGGGCCCCATCCTGTGCTTCGTGGGCCCTCCCGGCGTGGGCAAGACCTCGCTGGGCCGCTCCATCGCCCGCGCCCTGGGCCGCAAGTTCCACCGCATGAGCCTGGGCGGCATGCGCGACGAGGCCGAAATCCGCGGCCATCGCAGGACCTACATCGGCGCCATGCCCGGGCGCATCATCCAGGGCCTCAAGCAGGCGGGCAACCGCAACCCCGTGTTCATGCTCGACGAAATCGACAAGCTCGGCGCGGACTTCCGGGGCGACCCGTCCTCGGCGCTGCTCGAAGTCCTCGACCCCGAGCAGAACAACACCTTCACCGACCACTACATGAACGTGCCCTTCGACCTGTCCAAGGTCATGTTCATCTGCACGGCCAACACCCTGGACACCGTGCCCGCGCCGCTGCTCGACCGCATGGAGACCATCCGCATCCCCGGCTACACCGAGCACGAGAAGGTCAAGATCGCCCGGCGCTACCTGCTGCCGCGTCAGGCCACGGAAAATGGCCTGAAACCCCGCGAGCTGCAACTCTCGGACTCCGTGCTGGCCAAGCTCGTGCGCGAGTACACGCGCGAGGCGGGCCTGCGCAACCTCGAGCGCGAGGTCGGCTCCATCTGCCGCAAGCTGGCCCGGCGCAAGGCCGAAGGCCACAAGGGCCCCTTCCGCGTCACCGCCTCCGGCGTGGAGAAGTTCCTCGGCCCGCCGCGCTTCCGCGAAGACGCCCTGGAGGCCAGCCTGACCCCGGGCGTGGCCCTGGGCCTGGCCTGGACGCCCTTCGGCGGCGAGATCCTGCACATCGAGGTCCAGGCCATGCCCGGCAAGGGCAAGCTGACCCTCACCGGGCAGCTCGGCGAGGTGATGAAGGAGTCCGCCCAGGCCGCCCTGTCCTACGCCCGCGCCCGGGCCAAGCAGTTCGGCATCGACCCCGACTTCACCGAGAAGATGGACATCCACATCCACGTGCCCGCAGGCGCCACGCCCAAGGACGGGCCCTCGGCGGGCGTGACCCTGGTCACGGCCCTGGTCTCGGCGCTGACCGACACCCCCGTGTGCGGCGACGTGTGCATGACCGGCGAGGTCACCCTGCGCGGGCGCGTGCTGCCCGTGGGCGGCATCAAGGAGAAGATCCTCGCCGCCGTGGCCCACGGCATGAACACGGTGATCATCCCCAAGGACAACGAGCACAACCTCGTGGACATCCCCGCCGAGCTGCGCCGGCGCATCACCGTGCGCCCGGTGGAGATCATCGACGAGGTCTGGCCCCTGGCCTGCCGCAAGACCCCCGGGGCCAAGGCCGCCCCCGCCAAGGCCCAGCAGCCCCCCGAGGCCGCGCCCCGGAAGGGCGAAGCCCGGGGCGAAGCCCGGGGCGAAGCCCGGGGCAAGGGCGCGGGCAAGGCCAAGGCGGCCCCCAGGCCCGGGGCCGCGCGCAAGCCCGCCGCCAAATAG
- a CDS encoding EVE domain-containing protein: MTASAAPAAPGHWLVKTEPGCFSIDDLAAAPGQTTAWDGVRNFQARNFMRDAMRPGDPVLFYHSVTDPGIVGLAEVARAAYPDHTAQDPEGRHFDPRHSQERPLWYMVDIRLVERFAAPLPLALLRGVPALAGMELLRKGSRLSVQPVRPEEFQAILALARQR, from the coding sequence ATGACCGCTTCCGCCGCCCCCGCCGCCCCCGGCCACTGGCTCGTGAAGACTGAGCCCGGGTGCTTCTCCATCGACGACCTGGCCGCCGCCCCGGGCCAGACCACCGCCTGGGACGGGGTGCGCAACTTCCAGGCCCGCAACTTCATGCGCGACGCCATGCGGCCCGGCGACCCCGTGCTGTTCTACCACAGCGTCACCGACCCCGGCATCGTCGGGCTGGCCGAGGTCGCCCGCGCGGCCTACCCCGACCACACCGCCCAGGACCCCGAAGGCAGACACTTCGACCCCCGCCATTCCCAGGAGCGGCCCCTGTGGTATATGGTGGACATCCGACTGGTGGAGCGCTTCGCCGCGCCGCTGCCCCTGGCGCTTTTGCGCGGCGTGCCCGCCCTGGCCGGAATGGAGCTGTTGCGCAAGGGCAGCCGCCTGTCCGTGCAGCCCGTGCGCCCCGAGGAGTTCCAGGCCATCCTGGCCCTGGCCCGTCAACGCTGA
- the radC gene encoding RadC family protein produces MKQEPHYTGHRERLRARLLRDPRQLADYELLELLLGHVLLRRDTKPLAKALLQRFGTLREVFAARPEDLRRVPGFGPALEAFWALWRETWARLSESPLRERQVLDGPDSVAAMALARLADRTTEELWLALVDAKNRLVGWERVGQGTVGEVAVPVREVLHAAIRFEAHGIILVHNHPGGDPAPSESDRRFTRRLDEAAKALGLRLLDHLVVASGGYLSFRSQGLLD; encoded by the coding sequence ATGAAGCAGGAACCGCATTACACGGGCCACCGGGAGCGCCTGCGCGCCAGGCTGCTGCGCGACCCGCGCCAGCTCGCCGACTACGAGCTGCTGGAGCTGCTCCTGGGCCATGTGCTGCTGCGGCGCGACACCAAGCCCCTGGCCAAGGCGCTGCTGCAGCGCTTCGGCACCCTGCGCGAGGTGTTCGCCGCCCGGCCCGAGGACCTGCGGCGCGTGCCCGGCTTCGGCCCGGCCCTGGAGGCCTTCTGGGCCCTGTGGCGCGAAACCTGGGCCCGGCTCTCCGAGAGCCCCCTGCGCGAACGCCAGGTGCTCGACGGGCCGGACAGTGTGGCCGCCATGGCCCTGGCCCGCCTGGCCGACAGGACCACCGAGGAGTTGTGGCTGGCCCTGGTGGACGCGAAAAACAGGCTGGTGGGCTGGGAGCGCGTGGGCCAGGGCACGGTGGGCGAGGTGGCGGTGCCCGTGCGCGAGGTGCTGCACGCGGCCATCCGCTTCGAGGCCCACGGCATCATCCTGGTGCACAACCATCCGGGCGGCGACCCCGCGCCCTCGGAGAGCGACAGGCGCTTCACCCGCCGCCTGGACGAGGCGGCCAAGGCCCTGGGCCTGCGCCTGCTCGACCACCTGGTGGTCGCTTCGGGGGGCTATCTGAGCTTCAGGAGCCAGGGCCTGCTGGACTGA
- the holA gene encoding DNA polymerase III subunit delta: MAQPPGRPGFSFLLCPDPELIRQRLDALVAEHGQGRPWERRVHWGDEELPGSFWADLTVPDLMGTPRLVVVRRAHKLLKETWDKLTQPLGSFNAAIWPVFCLEAEADRKGPKPPAVLVKTRFWPVAEKRGWVWTSPGLTPQGMEDFVRAHAARAGLTVAPDALRALCQALPCDALGAKNELDKIALAAGPGGAITGEHLGLVSFEVGMDVFAFIAAIIEGRSSDQVWKKVLDNRQTSASDDIFFAFLSLLQREARLLWELASGEPPSAWMPPGAQRAKAEVARRVGPRAAARVFDLAMQAEFGVKTGQRSPEQAFEAMIMGLHAAFGAKSAPARR; this comes from the coding sequence ATGGCCCAGCCCCCAGGCAGACCCGGCTTCAGCTTCCTGCTGTGCCCCGACCCGGAGCTGATCCGCCAGCGCCTGGACGCCCTGGTGGCCGAGCACGGCCAGGGCCGCCCCTGGGAGCGGCGCGTCCACTGGGGCGACGAGGAGCTGCCCGGCTCCTTCTGGGCCGACCTGACCGTGCCCGACCTCATGGGCACGCCCCGGCTGGTGGTCGTGCGCCGGGCCCACAAGCTGCTCAAGGAAACCTGGGACAAGCTGACCCAGCCCCTGGGCAGCTTCAACGCCGCCATCTGGCCCGTGTTCTGCCTGGAGGCCGAGGCCGACCGCAAGGGCCCCAAGCCCCCGGCGGTGCTGGTCAAGACCAGGTTCTGGCCCGTGGCCGAAAAGCGCGGCTGGGTCTGGACCTCCCCGGGCCTGACCCCCCAGGGCATGGAGGACTTCGTGCGCGCCCACGCCGCCCGCGCCGGGCTGACCGTCGCCCCCGACGCCCTGCGCGCCCTGTGCCAGGCCCTGCCCTGCGACGCCCTGGGCGCGAAGAACGAGCTGGACAAGATCGCCCTGGCCGCCGGGCCCGGCGGCGCCATCACCGGCGAGCACCTCGGCCTGGTCTCCTTCGAGGTGGGCATGGACGTCTTCGCCTTCATCGCCGCCATCATCGAGGGCCGCTCCAGCGATCAGGTCTGGAAGAAGGTCCTGGACAACCGCCAGACCAGCGCCAGCGACGACATCTTCTTCGCCTTCCTCTCCCTGCTCCAGCGCGAGGCGCGCCTGCTGTGGGAGCTGGCCAGCGGCGAGCCGCCCTCGGCCTGGATGCCCCCCGGCGCCCAGCGCGCCAAGGCCGAGGTGGCCCGGCGCGTGGGCCCCCGGGCCGCGGCCCGGGTCTTCGACCTGGCCATGCAGGCCGAATTCGGCGTCAAGACCGGCCAGCGCAGCCCCGAGCAGGCCTTCGAGGCCATGATCATGGGCCTGCACGCCGCATTCGGCGCCAAATCGGCCCCCGCGCGCCGCTAG
- a CDS encoding DUF3536 domain-containing protein, translating to MTDRHLCIHGHFYQPPREDPWLGAVLPEGSAAPGRDWNARITRESYAPLSRARLLDAQGRIRTLVNAYEFISFNFGPTLLAWMARQAPETYELILEADRASRARLGFGNAMAQIRHHTIMPLASAEDKRVETAWAVQDFEARYGRSPDGLWLPEAAADTASLEALAEAGIAYTVLAPRQAAAVADPGGPWQPVDEASLDITKPYRAELPSGRSIAIFFYHGALSQAVAFERLLTDGGAFWSRLRAAAAPGLVCLATDGETYGHHFTFGEMALAWCLEQAQADPDVRLTNFAAHLAAHPPVRLVRLHEPSSWSCVHGVERWRADCGCKTGDHPGWAQAWRGPLREALAALKARLDAHYAQAAPALLRDPAAALRDYGRVIAAPAGGEAFAAAHLAPGLEPAARQQAWELLAMQRHALASFASCAWFFDDLDRIEPVNALTNALRACELAGRTNIPGGAQALEAALEQALAQARSNPCPRHPQGRSGDDILRQEARPRHGTPASLALHALLLAWAQNPGLPPGGAPVDHAWPDARVAVRWDAAPAAQPGALPGTARISHTHGEAAAEHALLWEPPAADPWASRLRLDNGPWLAARDLPWNKRQDIALAFAAASATAQRATLAARAATARALTLPLAEAQTTQNEADHWQHLLPALAHHWIANGTDSPEDEALRALLTAHPWPDAARQELAQTLNHAALALLAAPGPDWAALARLATRAQALDAQPDWWPTQNRLWALAPDSPEARAAARAFGFAMA from the coding sequence ATGACCGACCGCCATCTCTGCATCCACGGCCACTTCTACCAGCCCCCCCGCGAGGACCCCTGGCTCGGCGCCGTGCTCCCCGAAGGCAGCGCCGCCCCCGGGCGCGACTGGAACGCGCGCATCACCCGCGAAAGCTACGCCCCGCTCTCCCGCGCCCGGCTGCTCGACGCCCAGGGCCGCATCCGCACCCTGGTCAACGCCTACGAGTTCATCAGCTTCAACTTCGGCCCCACTCTGCTGGCCTGGATGGCCAGGCAGGCCCCCGAGACCTACGAGCTGATCCTTGAAGCCGACCGCGCCTCGCGCGCGCGCCTGGGCTTCGGCAACGCCATGGCCCAGATCCGCCACCACACCATCATGCCCCTGGCCAGCGCCGAGGACAAACGCGTGGAAACCGCCTGGGCCGTGCAGGACTTCGAAGCCCGCTACGGCCGCAGCCCCGATGGCCTCTGGCTGCCCGAGGCCGCCGCCGACACCGCCAGCCTCGAAGCCCTGGCCGAGGCGGGCATCGCCTACACCGTCCTGGCCCCGCGCCAGGCCGCCGCCGTGGCCGACCCCGGCGGCCCCTGGCAGCCTGTGGACGAAGCCTCCCTGGACATCACGAAGCCCTACCGCGCCGAGCTGCCCTCGGGCCGCTCCATCGCCATCTTCTTCTACCACGGCGCCCTGTCCCAGGCCGTGGCCTTCGAGCGCCTGCTCACCGACGGCGGCGCCTTCTGGAGCCGCCTGCGCGCCGCCGCCGCCCCGGGCCTGGTCTGCCTGGCCACCGATGGCGAAACCTACGGCCACCACTTCACCTTCGGCGAAATGGCCCTGGCCTGGTGCCTGGAACAGGCCCAGGCCGACCCCGACGTGCGCCTGACCAACTTCGCCGCCCACCTCGCCGCGCACCCGCCCGTGCGCCTGGTGCGCCTGCACGAGCCCTCGTCCTGGAGCTGCGTCCACGGCGTGGAGCGCTGGCGCGCCGACTGCGGCTGCAAGACCGGCGACCACCCGGGCTGGGCCCAGGCCTGGCGCGGCCCCCTGCGCGAGGCCCTGGCCGCCCTCAAGGCCCGCCTGGACGCCCACTACGCCCAGGCCGCCCCGGCCCTGCTGCGCGACCCCGCCGCCGCCCTGCGCGACTATGGCCGCGTCATCGCCGCGCCCGCCGGGGGCGAGGCCTTCGCCGCCGCCCACCTCGCCCCCGGCCTGGAGCCCGCCGCCCGGCAGCAGGCCTGGGAGCTGCTGGCCATGCAGCGCCACGCCCTGGCCTCCTTCGCCAGTTGCGCCTGGTTCTTCGATGACCTGGACCGCATCGAGCCCGTCAACGCCCTGACCAACGCCCTGCGCGCCTGCGAGCTGGCCGGGCGCACGAACATCCCCGGCGGCGCCCAGGCCCTGGAGGCCGCCCTGGAGCAGGCCCTGGCCCAGGCGCGCTCCAACCCCTGCCCGCGCCACCCCCAGGGCCGCAGCGGCGACGACATCCTGCGCCAGGAGGCCCGCCCGCGCCACGGCACCCCCGCCAGCCTCGCCCTGCACGCCCTGCTCCTGGCCTGGGCCCAAAACCCCGGCCTGCCCCCCGGCGGCGCCCCCGTGGACCACGCCTGGCCCGACGCGCGCGTCGCCGTCCGCTGGGACGCCGCGCCCGCAGCCCAGCCCGGCGCCCTCCCAGGCACCGCGCGCATCAGCCACACCCACGGCGAAGCCGCCGCCGAACACGCCCTGCTCTGGGAGCCGCCCGCCGCCGACCCCTGGGCCAGCCGCCTGCGCCTGGACAACGGCCCCTGGCTCGCCGCCCGCGACCTGCCCTGGAACAAGCGCCAGGACATCGCCCTGGCCTTCGCCGCCGCCTCGGCCACCGCCCAGCGCGCCACCCTGGCCGCCCGCGCCGCCACCGCCCGCGCCCTGACCCTGCCCCTGGCCGAAGCCCAGACCACCCAGAACGAGGCCGACCACTGGCAGCACCTGCTGCCCGCCCTGGCCCACCACTGGATCGCCAACGGCACCGACTCCCCCGAGGACGAAGCCCTGCGCGCCCTGCTCACCGCCCACCCCTGGCCCGACGCCGCCCGCCAGGAGCTTGCCCAGACCCTCAACCACGCCGCCCTGGCCCTGCTCGCCGCGCCTGGACCCGACTGGGCCGCCCTGGCCCGCCTCGCCACCCGCGCCCAGGCCCTGGACGCCCAACCCGACTGGTGGCCCACCCAGAACCGCCTCTGGGCGCTGGCCCCCGACTCCCCCGAGGCCCGGGCCGCCGCCCGCGCCTTCGGCTTCGCCATGGCCTAG
- a CDS encoding SlyX family protein translates to MEERIIRLEETVALQEKTIEDLSDVIAAQQKQIDAMERLLQAVATRLQAAFTAGASTATPPDEAPPHY, encoded by the coding sequence ATGGAAGAGCGCATCATCCGCCTGGAAGAAACCGTCGCCCTCCAGGAAAAGACCATCGAAGACCTCTCCGACGTGATCGCCGCGCAGCAGAAGCAGATCGACGCCATGGAGCGCCTGCTCCAGGCCGTCGCCACCCGCCTGCAGGCCGCCTTCACCGCCGGAGCCAGTACCGCCACCCCGCCCGACGAGGCGCCGCCGCACTACTAG